From Campylobacter pinnipediorum subsp. caledonicus:
TAAATATAAAGCGACAGCACCTTCAACTGGTGTTTCGTAGTTACCTTTGATAATATTTTGTGTATCATATAATATAAATGCACTAAAAACTATAGCTGCAATACTAGATATAGCAAGCTGCATTATAGGGCTTCCTAAAAATATATTAATAAGTCCTGCAACTATAAGAACTATAACTGCTATGAAAAGCATTTTACCCATTGTCGTAAAATCTCTTTTTGTATTCATCGCAAAAATGCTTAGTCCACCAAAAGCTACTGTTGTTAGCATAAATGCTTGCGCTACTATGCTGGCTCCGCTCGGAAGATTTAAAACCATATAAAGCAAAGGCGTAAGCGTAAGACCGCTTATAAATGTAAATGCAAATAGCAATATGGTGTTTAACCCAGCTTTTCTCTTAGCTGCCATTAAACCAAACAACAAAGCAAACTCAACTATAACCAATCCCCAAAATAATATTTTATTTTGTATCAAAGTAGCCGCTAAAAAGTATATACCAGTATAAGCGCCTGCTGTTGCTGACAGTAAAGAAGCTGCAAATAACTGATATGTTTGCTTTATAAATGTACTAAGCGAACTTTGTGCATAACTTTGTTCGTATTCGTTAGACCTAGCACAATCTCTATCATATAGACTCATGTTTATTCCTTTATTTTTTAATTTTGTCTTATATAAATTTAACAAAAAATAGGTAAATAAAATTTAAAAAATATCTTAAATAATGTTTAATTTTTTACTAATATCTAATATAAATATTTTTTTGATATAATATTTGTCCTAAAATTTATAAACCGATGGAGATGATAAATAATGGAATCATTGCTCGAGCGAGCCGTTAACTTTATGGAAGAAGGTTTTTTGGAACATAGGGATCTTTTTGAAAGTTTAAGCAACACGCAAAATCCAAAAGTTTTATTTGTATCCTGCGCTGATTCTAGAGTTGATCCAAATTTAATAACAAAAAGCCTACCAGGAGATTTATTTACAATAAGAAACATAGCCAATATAGTCCCAGCTTATCGAGTAAGTGATGAGTTTTTAGCAACTACTTCGGCTATAGAATATGCTTTGTCTGTATTAAATATTAAAACAATTATTGTTTGTGGACACTCCAATTGTGGTGGATGCAAGGCTTTGTACGAGGATGACTCAAAATTTAGTAGCTCTCCAAATTTTAAAAGCTGGATAAAAATCATGCAGCCTATTAAAAATAAAGTAATAGCATTTGGCACGAAAGATCCAGCCAAAAGAGGTTGGCTAACAGAAAGATTAAATGTTATAAACTCTATACAAAATTTACTAACATACCCAAATGTTGAAGATGAGTATAACGCAGGTGAACTAGAAATTTATGGTTGGCATTACATAATAGAAACCGGAGAGATTTTTAGTTATGATTTAAAAAAAGGAAGTTTTGAGCTTCTAAGTACTAAATAAGGATTTATATGTATAAAATTTTAAGATTTTTTGTTGTTTTTACTCTGTTTTTTTCTTTTTTAAAAGCCGCCGATATAAAATCAACGGATATAATTAATGCATTTAATGATTTAAATAGGATAAATTCACAGATTTATATTTTAACGCTTGATTTAAATTCAACCGATTCAAACAGTCTAAGTAGTCTTAATGTGAAAAAAAATAAAATAATTAGCGATTTGCCAAATTATATACTTAAAACAGAATTTTCAAAAAAAGATTTAAATAAATTTGAGAACAAAAAAGTTGTTCTTCAAAAAAATATGCTTACTTATAGTAAAAATAAAAGTAGTGATGGTTATGCAAAGAATTTTATAGAACTCAAACAAGTGGAGATTGAAGAGATACTTTTTAAAAATATTTTTGAGGTTGCGCAACTTTTAAAAAGTGGTTCAAAATCATCAGAAATAAGAAACTTGCTAGAAAATTCAATCATAGAGCTTAATGTTAATTCATATACTGATTCAAGTGCATATGGTGTTCAGCACAGCGAAGCCTTGCATGACATAAAGATACAAAAACAAACAGCTGAAGAGATATTGTCGTATCTTAAAAATAATGTTGAGCTTTTAAGTTCCAGTTTTGCATTAAATGAGCTAAATCTAAATACTGGGATTGATTATATAAATAATATGATACCTATTCATATTAGATATTTAAATTTTGGTAAAATAATTTTAATTGTTTTTATTTTTGGTTTTTTTGTATCACTTACAAGACTGCTGTCTAAATTTACTTTTTGGTTTTTAACCTTATTTTTACCAAAAGGGGTTCATTCTGATGCTATGAAGGACCAAATTTTAAAAATCATCAAAAGACCAATAGCGACTATACTTATAGCGTATGCCTTAAAAATTTGTGCTAGTGTCGGATACTATCCTCTACCAATGCCTTTAAATATCATAAACTTTTTCAATATATTTTACACAGTTCTTATATGTTGGCTTGTAATAACAGCTTTAAATGGTTATGGAATGTTTGTTATAAGCGAGATAGCAAAAAAAAGTGGTCGCAAAGAAGTAGTAAATTTAATTATAAAAATAGTAAATTTTATAATTATAATTATAGCCTTGCTTTTAGTTTTATCTCGTTTAGGATTTGACATCTCAGCCATAATAGCATCTTTGGGAATAGGTGGTTTGGCTGTTGCTTTTGCTGCAAAAGATATAATAGCAAACTTTTTTGCATCAGTTATGCTTTTGTTTGACAATTCATTTTCTCAAGATGATTTTATAGTTTGTGGAAATATTGAAGGAACTATTGTTGAAATAGGACTAAGAAAAACCACAATTAGAAGCTTTGATAACGCTCTTATATCTGTTCCAAATTCAACACTAACAAATGAGCCTATTATAAATTGGTCTCGCAGAAAAATAGGTCGTATTATAAACATCACCATAGGACTTACCTATGATTCAACTCCTGATAGTTTAAAAAAATGCATAGCTGATATAAAAGATATGCTCGCTGTTCATCCAGATATTTCAAGAGAGGATAATGGAGGTTCCTTAAGCTCAAATAGTCATTTGAGATTTAGAAAAAATATAGTTAGTATAGACGAGCTAGCTGGTTGCAAAAGTGATATTTATGTAGCACTAAATACCCTAAATAGTAGTTCTATAGATATAGCTATAATTTGTTACACAAAAGCGGTTGGAAAATTGGAATATATGAAAGTTAGAGAGGATGTTATATTTAAGATAATGGATATAGTTGCAAACAATGGACTAGATTTTGCTTTCCCTAGCCAGAGTTTGTATTTTCAAAACCAACCAGAAGTAAAAAATTAACCAAATAATTTATATTTTTATAGGAGTTTAAAATGATAAAAGATTATGATGAAGAATTTGAGTATGATGATTTACAAAATTACGATGAAGAGGAAATCGATACGGGTTATAGTTATAGTTATGATGACGATGATTATGAATACAACGATGAAAACGATGAAGAAAGTTATGATAGCTATTAAAAATGCTTAGTCAAAAAATTATAGATAGAAAAATAAGTCAAAATAAATACAAATCAGTAGAGTATATTTATAAATTTATAATAAATATACTCCTTGTAGGACATATAATATCTTTTGTTCTTCTTGTGATTTTTGACCTTGGTCTATCTATATATTCTCTTATCGTTCTAATTTTTTCTTTTTATATAAAATACAAATACAACAAAAAATTTCAAAATTTAGTTTCACTATGGTTTCACCTTAACACACTTATACTGTCTGCTATTTTTACATACAAATTTGGATGGAATAGTGGTTTTTGGTATTTTGTTTTTGGATTAATATTTATTAGTTATTTTTGTGCTTTTGATAATCTTATATTTACATATTCTTTATCTGCTTTTGAAACCATTTTTATAGTTTCTTTGTATTTTTTTACAAAAGACAAAATAAATCCAAATATCGATGCTACAACATATCAAATTATGTATATAACTTGTTTTACCATAACTTTTTTTATTGTTTTTAGAATGTATTTATTTGCCAGCATTATAACATCTCAAGATTACAAAAGTTTGATCAAAGAGCAGCTTGAATTAGAAAAAATTTCACAATATGACCAATTGACTGGAATTTTAAATAGGCGCAGCATGCAAAAACTTGTAGAAATAGATGAAGAATTTATAAAGCAAAATAGAATCAAAACTAATAGTGTATTATTGCTTGGCGATATAGATGATTTTAAACATATTAACGATACTTTTGGGCATATTTATGGAGATAAAGTTATTAAAGATGTCTCTAGTGCTCTTAAGAATACATTTAGAAAAAATGATTTAGTGTGTAGATGGGGAGGCGAAGAATTTTTGATAGTATTAAATGATGTTAATGTAGAGTTTATATATGATCTTTCAGATAGGCTTTTAAAAAATATTAGCCTAATCAAATTACCAAATAATAATCCCATAACCATGACATTTGGAATGGTTGTTAATTTAAATTCAACCTCTAATAGCTTTGAAGACAATATTAAAAAAGCAGATGAACTACTATATAAAGGAAAAAGAGACGGCAAAGATAAAGTTAAAATGAAGATAATAAAATGAGTAGTTCATTTACTTTAACCAAAGATTTATATAGCAAAATAGAATACATTTTGAGAATAACAAATATTTTAGCTTTTGCTATCCATGCTTCATATTTTCTTATATTTTTAATAATGGAACAATATATATTAGTTACAGTAAATTCATTTTCTATTATTATATACTTGTTTATACAAGCAGCTTACACCAACTCTCCAAATAATTCAAAAATATTACTTACATTATTTCAATTTGAGATAATAATACATGCTTTAATTTGCATAATGGTTCTTGGCTGGGGATACGGATTTGAGATGATTTTTATAACTTTTATAATCACAATATTTTTTGTTGAAACTAGTTATAAAAAAGTTACATATTTTTTAACATTTGTTCAATTTGTTTTATTTATCATATGTTGTCTTAAATTTTATGATATCGCAGCAAAAAATACATTTTGGAAAGACTTTTGCTTTATCTATAATTTTATTATTATGTCATTTTTAGCAATGGTATTATCATATATGCTTGAAATTTCAAATCAAGTAGCATATCTAAATGCGCAAAGAGAAAAAGAGAATATAAAAAATATTTCAAACCAAGATCCACTAACAAAACTATCAAATAGACATTCTTTACAAGGTTTTATAAAAGAGTATTTGAGTAAAGATAAACAATTTATATTGGTTTTATCTGATATAGATGATTTTAAAAAAGCAAATGATTTTTATGGACACAATGTTGGTGATTCTATATTAGTTCATATTTCTAGTTTATTAAAAAATATATTAAGAGAAGATGATTTTTTGTGTAGATGGGGAGGCGAAGAGTTTTTGATAATTATGCTAGACATAGATAAAAACAGTGCTTTAAATGTCATAAAACGAGCTAAAAATATTCTAAATACCACATTCGTAAAGCATGGTGATTATGAGATAAAAACAACGATGACATTTGGTGCTGTTTATCATGATAAAGATGAAGAATTTGATATAGAGACTATGATTAAAAAAGCTGATGATTTGATGTACAAGGGCAAAAAAACCGGTAAAAATAAGATACTGCATGATTTCAAATAGACTATTTTATAAAATATTAATAGATGGTTTAATAAAAATATATTATAATCTTAAATATAATTTTTATTAAAAAGGAAAAAATATGTTTAAATTAAGAGATTTACCATTTGATTCAAAATCAAATCTTGTTGTTAGTGAAAAAACCTGTGAATACCATCACGGTAAGCACCATGCTACATATGTAGCTAATCTAAATAATCTTATAAAAGATACAGAATTTGCAAATTCATCTTTTTATGAGATCTTGGTTGGTGCAAAAGGTGGCCTTTATAACAATGTTGCACAAGTTTATAATCATGATTTTTATTGGGATTGTATAGCTAAAAAAAGTGAAATGAGTGATGAGTTTAAAACAGCTTTGCAAGCAGAATTCCCTAACTTTAAGGAAGACTTTGTAAAAGCAGCTACTACACTTTTTGGTTCTGGTTGGGCTTGGCTTGTGTTTGATCCAAAAACTTCTAAATTAGAAATCGTTCAAACATCAAATGCAGCAACTCCTGTAAATGATGAAAAAGTTCCTGTTTTGGTTGTTGATGTTTGGGAACATGCTTATTATATAGATAACTTTAATGCTCGTCCAAAATATCTAGAAACATTCTTTGAAAATATAAACTGGGAATTTGTCTCAGAAGCTTATGAGTGGGCTAAAAAAGAAGGTTTAGGTTCAGTACAACACTACACTCAAAAAATCCACGGTTAATTCTATGCCTAGCTTCGGCTAGGCTTTATCTTATATGATCAAATCATAAAAAAATAATTTTCAATTATAGCTAACATTATTATTTAAATTTACAAAATCCAAAAATATATTAAAACAATAACTTTTAAAAAATAAGAAAATAAAAAGAGATATTTAAAAAATAAGTGGTGACCCATACGAGACTCGAACTCGTGTTACCGCCGTGAAAGGGCGATGTCCTAACCGCTAGACGAATGGGCCACTTCTTCTGAAGTTGAATTGGGATTATATTACAAGAACACTTAAAAATAACTTAAAATATTAAATTTTATTAAAAATATTTGCGATAATATATTTTTTATTGTATTATATGGAACAAATAATATTAATTAAGGTTTTATATTGAAACATTTTATCTTATTTTTTGCTATTGTTTTTTTTTACGGGTGTTCATTTAGACCAACACCTACAAGCTCACAGGTTTTTAATCTTACTTTAGTTTCCCCCATGATAAAGATAAATGACATTGTATTTTTGCATAAACATAAAAAAGGCTTAAATTTGCAAATATACAACACCGCATTAAATATAGCCAATATAAAAGTTTATAATAAAATATGCATAAATAGTGCATGTTTTGAAAAAATAGAATTTAATAAAAGATTTTTTTTAAATTCTTACTATGATGATATATTTGAAGATATTTTATTGCAAAAACCAATTTATAATAGAAAAAATTTACAAAAGACAGAATGTGGCTTTAACCAAAATATAAATAACAATTTAATACAATACGAGGTTTGCGCTAATAATGTTAAATTTATAGACACCAAAAACAAGATAAAAATAATATTAAGAGAGAATAAATGAAATATATAGGTGCTCATGTTAGTGCTAGCGGTGGAGTTGAGAATGCACCACTTAATGCAGCAAAAATAGGAGCTGATGCTTTTGCACTTTTTGTTAAAAATCAAAGGCAATGGACTGCGGCTGATTTATCAGAAAAAAGCATTGTGACTTTTAAACAAAATTGTGAAAAAGCAAATATTAAGCCAGAACATATACTCCCTCATGATAGCTATCTTATAAATTTAGGTCATTTTGATGATGAAAAAAGAGAAAAATCTTTTAATGCTTTTTTGGATGAGATAAAAAGAGTTCATCTGCTTGGATTAAAACTTTTAAATTTTCATCCAGGGTCTCATCTAAAAGAGATAAGTGAAAAAGAGTGTTTAGATAATATTGTAAAATGTTTAAATTTAGCCCTACAAGAGACTAGAGATGTTAAGCTTGTTATAGAAAATACAGCAGGACAAGGGTCAAATTTAGGCTATAAATTTGAACATCTTGCCTATTTGATAGAAAATGTTATTGATAAAACTAGAATAGGTGTGTGTATAGACACATGTCATCTTTTTGCGGCTGGTTATGATATAAGAGATGAAAAATCATACAATAAAACAATGAAAGAATTCGATGATATTATAGGATATGAGTTTTTATCCGCAATGCATATTAATGATTCTAAATTTGATATTAATTCAAGAAAAGATAGACACGAAAGTCTTGGCAAAGGATTTTTGGGTTTAAATGCCTTTAAAAATATTATGAATGATGAAAAAATAGATGATATT
This genomic window contains:
- a CDS encoding carbonic anhydrase, with protein sequence MESLLERAVNFMEEGFLEHRDLFESLSNTQNPKVLFVSCADSRVDPNLITKSLPGDLFTIRNIANIVPAYRVSDEFLATTSAIEYALSVLNIKTIIVCGHSNCGGCKALYEDDSKFSSSPNFKSWIKIMQPIKNKVIAFGTKDPAKRGWLTERLNVINSIQNLLTYPNVEDEYNAGELEIYGWHYIIETGEIFSYDLKKGSFELLSTK
- a CDS encoding mechanosensitive ion channel family protein, which codes for MYKILRFFVVFTLFFSFLKAADIKSTDIINAFNDLNRINSQIYILTLDLNSTDSNSLSSLNVKKNKIISDLPNYILKTEFSKKDLNKFENKKVVLQKNMLTYSKNKSSDGYAKNFIELKQVEIEEILFKNIFEVAQLLKSGSKSSEIRNLLENSIIELNVNSYTDSSAYGVQHSEALHDIKIQKQTAEEILSYLKNNVELLSSSFALNELNLNTGIDYINNMIPIHIRYLNFGKIILIVFIFGFFVSLTRLLSKFTFWFLTLFLPKGVHSDAMKDQILKIIKRPIATILIAYALKICASVGYYPLPMPLNIINFFNIFYTVLICWLVITALNGYGMFVISEIAKKSGRKEVVNLIIKIVNFIIIIIALLLVLSRLGFDISAIIASLGIGGLAVAFAAKDIIANFFASVMLLFDNSFSQDDFIVCGNIEGTIVEIGLRKTTIRSFDNALISVPNSTLTNEPIINWSRRKIGRIINITIGLTYDSTPDSLKKCIADIKDMLAVHPDISREDNGGSLSSNSHLRFRKNIVSIDELAGCKSDIYVALNTLNSSSIDIAIICYTKAVGKLEYMKVREDVIFKIMDIVANNGLDFAFPSQSLYFQNQPEVKN
- the sodB gene encoding superoxide dismutase [Fe] is translated as MFKLRDLPFDSKSNLVVSEKTCEYHHGKHHATYVANLNNLIKDTEFANSSFYEILVGAKGGLYNNVAQVYNHDFYWDCIAKKSEMSDEFKTALQAEFPNFKEDFVKAATTLFGSGWAWLVFDPKTSKLEIVQTSNAATPVNDEKVPVLVVDVWEHAYYIDNFNARPKYLETFFENINWEFVSEAYEWAKKEGLGSVQHYTQKIHG
- the nfo gene encoding deoxyribonuclease IV, giving the protein MKYIGAHVSASGGVENAPLNAAKIGADAFALFVKNQRQWTAADLSEKSIVTFKQNCEKANIKPEHILPHDSYLINLGHFDDEKREKSFNAFLDEIKRVHLLGLKLLNFHPGSHLKEISEKECLDNIVKCLNLALQETRDVKLVIENTAGQGSNLGYKFEHLAYLIENVIDKTRIGVCIDTCHLFAAGYDIRDEKSYNKTMKEFDDIIGYEFLSAMHINDSKFDINSRKDRHESLGKGFLGLNAFKNIMNDEKIDDIPLILETIDDSIWDKEIEILRNFTRRNDV
- a CDS encoding GGDEF domain-containing protein; protein product: MLSQKIIDRKISQNKYKSVEYIYKFIINILLVGHIISFVLLVIFDLGLSIYSLIVLIFSFYIKYKYNKKFQNLVSLWFHLNTLILSAIFTYKFGWNSGFWYFVFGLIFISYFCAFDNLIFTYSLSAFETIFIVSLYFFTKDKINPNIDATTYQIMYITCFTITFFIVFRMYLFASIITSQDYKSLIKEQLELEKISQYDQLTGILNRRSMQKLVEIDEEFIKQNRIKTNSVLLLGDIDDFKHINDTFGHIYGDKVIKDVSSALKNTFRKNDLVCRWGGEEFLIVLNDVNVEFIYDLSDRLLKNISLIKLPNNNPITMTFGMVVNLNSTSNSFEDNIKKADELLYKGKRDGKDKVKMKIIK
- a CDS encoding Bax inhibitor-1/YccA family protein, which produces MSLYDRDCARSNEYEQSYAQSSLSTFIKQTYQLFAASLLSATAGAYTGIYFLAATLIQNKILFWGLVIVEFALLFGLMAAKRKAGLNTILLFAFTFISGLTLTPLLYMVLNLPSGASIVAQAFMLTTVAFGGLSIFAMNTKRDFTTMGKMLFIAVIVLIVAGLINIFLGSPIMQLAISSIAAIVFSAFILYDTQNIIKGNYETPVEGAVALYLDFLNLFTSLLQILGILGRDE
- a CDS encoding GGDEF domain-containing protein produces the protein MSSSFTLTKDLYSKIEYILRITNILAFAIHASYFLIFLIMEQYILVTVNSFSIIIYLFIQAAYTNSPNNSKILLTLFQFEIIIHALICIMVLGWGYGFEMIFITFIITIFFVETSYKKVTYFLTFVQFVLFIICCLKFYDIAAKNTFWKDFCFIYNFIIMSFLAMVLSYMLEISNQVAYLNAQREKENIKNISNQDPLTKLSNRHSLQGFIKEYLSKDKQFILVLSDIDDFKKANDFYGHNVGDSILVHISSLLKNILREDDFLCRWGGEEFLIIMLDIDKNSALNVIKRAKNILNTTFVKHGDYEIKTTMTFGAVYHDKDEEFDIETMIKKADDLMYKGKKTGKNKILHDFK